The following coding sequences are from one Chrysiogenes arsenatis DSM 11915 window:
- the uppS gene encoding polyprenyl diphosphate synthase has product MNPPRHIGIIMDGNGRWAQQRGVERTEGHRQGLETAREVIKHAAAVGVPFLTLYAFSTENWSRSPQEVTFLNMALKNYLISELAMMQKNNIRFRPIGRVADFTPDVQELLAHTIAATSQNTGMTLVLAISYGGQLEIVDAIKSIALEVREGALDIDLITQQTIFDHLYFPELGACDFIIRTSGECRLSNFLTYQSAYSEFYFTSVLWPDFTTDHFDEALAVYHSRERRFGKENSAEH; this is encoded by the coding sequence ATGAATCCCCCTCGTCATATCGGCATTATTATGGATGGTAACGGACGCTGGGCACAACAGCGCGGCGTGGAAAGAACGGAAGGTCACCGCCAAGGGCTCGAAACGGCACGTGAAGTTATCAAACATGCCGCAGCAGTCGGTGTCCCATTCCTGACACTCTACGCGTTTAGCACTGAAAATTGGAGCCGCTCACCGCAAGAAGTGACCTTTCTCAACATGGCACTCAAAAATTACCTTATCAGTGAGCTTGCGATGATGCAGAAAAATAATATTCGGTTTCGCCCGATCGGTCGCGTAGCCGACTTTACTCCAGACGTGCAGGAGTTGCTAGCACATACGATTGCAGCGACCAGCCAAAACACCGGAATGACTCTTGTACTTGCGATTTCATATGGTGGTCAGCTAGAAATTGTAGATGCCATAAAATCCATTGCGTTAGAGGTTCGGGAAGGGGCTTTAGATATCGACCTCATCACACAACAAACCATTTTTGACCATCTCTATTTCCCTGAGCTTGGAGCTTGTGATTTTATTATCCGCACGAGTGGTGAGTGCCGTTTAAGTAATTTCCTCACGTATCAATCAGCATACAGTGAGTTTTACTTTACTTCCGTATTATGGCCTGATTTCACAACAGATCATTTTGACGAAGCGCTTGCGGTATACCACTCTCGCGAACGCCGCTTTGGTAAGGAGAATTCTGCCGAGCATTAA